A single region of the Elizabethkingia sp. JS20170427COW genome encodes:
- a CDS encoding D-2-hydroxyacid dehydrogenase has translation MKVLANDGISEAGAKALQEAGIELLNNRVSVEHLSKFINENQVDVLLVRSATQVNRDLIDDCPSLKIVGRAGIGMDNIDVEYAQEMGLTVFNTPDASTRSVAELVFAHLFTLARNLHESNREMPLEGDSRFNELKRSFANSYELQGKTLGIIGMGKIGTEVAKIGITLGMKVLCYNRTPKAQTVELSFFDGQKLQFNLKTVSLEEVLESSDFISINTAKTDSYLIDNAEFEQMKDGVFIVNAARGGVINEVSLLEHLENGKVAGAALDVFENEPHPELPLLMHPALSLSPHIGGSTIDAQQKIGLELAEKLIKLL, from the coding sequence ATGAAAGTTTTAGCTAACGACGGAATATCAGAAGCAGGAGCAAAAGCACTACAAGAAGCAGGTATAGAACTTCTCAACAATCGTGTTTCAGTAGAGCACCTTTCAAAATTCATTAATGAAAACCAAGTAGATGTGCTGTTGGTAAGATCCGCTACACAAGTTAACAGAGACCTTATCGACGATTGTCCTAGCCTGAAAATTGTCGGCAGGGCTGGTATTGGCATGGATAACATCGATGTGGAATATGCCCAAGAAATGGGACTTACTGTTTTTAACACTCCTGATGCTTCTACACGCTCGGTTGCTGAATTGGTATTTGCTCACCTCTTTACTTTGGCTAGAAACCTTCACGAATCCAATCGTGAAATGCCTTTGGAAGGAGACAGCCGCTTTAATGAACTAAAAAGAAGCTTTGCAAATTCTTACGAACTACAAGGCAAAACTTTAGGAATTATAGGAATGGGTAAAATAGGTACCGAAGTTGCCAAAATAGGTATTACCCTTGGCATGAAAGTCCTTTGTTACAACCGAACTCCTAAAGCTCAAACCGTAGAACTTTCATTCTTCGATGGTCAGAAACTTCAATTTAACTTAAAAACAGTAAGTTTAGAAGAAGTTCTCGAATCTTCAGATTTTATTTCTATTAATACTGCCAAAACAGATTCTTATCTTATTGATAATGCTGAATTCGAGCAAATGAAAGACGGTGTATTTATTGTAAATGCAGCTCGCGGTGGAGTTATTAACGAAGTTAGCTTGTTAGAACATCTTGAAAATGGTAAAGTTGCGGGTGCAGCCTTAGATGTATTTGAAAACGAACCTCATCCTGAGCTTCCTCTTCTTATGCACCCAGCGCTATCCCTCAGCCCTCATATTGGGGGAAGCACTATTGACGCTCAACAAAAAATAGGACTAGAACTTGCCGAAAAACTTATAAAACTACTATAA
- a CDS encoding DUF1015 domain-containing protein has translation MPLFKPFKGIRPKDSIVENFISTSIDNLTDEVLSEKVNKEDTFLNMIKPFICSKSKDVDRTLRKVRTNFETLCEENKLKQDASSIYLYSQTLPDKTVYRGLLGLTAVEDFFNGKIKKHESTLHLRKEKFAHYLDKVKVQSEPVLLTYHSNSKIELMMNLEEKTVPIYNFTTEDGVKHKVWQIENRLKLKQFKDVFDQIDSFYIADGHHRIGSIGLNAKNHLSKNKKTTGHEGYNFIFSYLVSNQSIQIHDYNRVIKDLNQLSEEEFLKALEEFFIVHEKGDETYLPSQKYHISMYLNGKFYSLHIKHDLRTKVPGLEDLDHYFLEKNVINNILGIASSKNSDRIDFLKGNSTKDGIENLKKLIDDKVYQVGFAMYPVPYTDLVKVSDLDQKMPPKCTNIEPKLLTALVLYDMK, from the coding sequence ATGCCATTATTCAAACCTTTTAAAGGAATAAGACCAAAGGATAGTATAGTAGAAAACTTTATCTCTACTTCTATCGATAACCTAACCGATGAGGTACTTTCAGAAAAAGTAAATAAAGAAGATACTTTTTTAAATATGATTAAACCTTTCATCTGCAGTAAGTCTAAAGATGTAGACCGTACGCTAAGAAAGGTAAGAACTAACTTTGAAACACTTTGTGAGGAAAACAAACTGAAACAAGATGCCTCCTCTATCTATCTATACTCCCAAACTTTACCCGATAAAACGGTGTACAGAGGTTTATTGGGATTAACTGCTGTGGAAGATTTCTTCAATGGAAAAATCAAAAAGCACGAATCCACTCTTCATCTCCGGAAAGAAAAATTTGCACACTACTTGGATAAAGTAAAAGTACAATCCGAGCCTGTACTGCTTACCTATCACTCCAATTCTAAAATAGAATTGATGATGAATTTGGAAGAAAAAACCGTTCCTATCTACAACTTTACCACCGAAGATGGGGTGAAGCACAAAGTTTGGCAAATTGAAAACCGACTAAAGCTAAAGCAATTTAAGGATGTTTTCGACCAAATCGACTCCTTTTACATTGCCGACGGCCATCATAGGATAGGCTCTATAGGTCTTAATGCTAAAAACCATCTTAGCAAAAATAAAAAAACAACGGGACACGAGGGCTACAACTTTATTTTCAGTTACTTGGTTTCCAATCAATCCATACAAATCCATGACTATAATAGGGTTATAAAAGATCTTAACCAATTATCTGAAGAAGAGTTTTTAAAAGCCTTAGAAGAGTTTTTTATCGTTCACGAAAAAGGAGATGAAACCTATCTTCCTTCCCAAAAGTACCATATTAGTATGTACCTTAATGGGAAGTTTTATAGCCTCCATATCAAACACGATTTAAGAACCAAAGTCCCAGGGCTAGAAGATTTAGATCACTATTTTCTAGAAAAAAACGTTATCAATAATATCCTAGGTATTGCAAGTTCCAAAAATAGTGACCGTATCGACTTCCTAAAAGGGAACTCTACTAAAGATGGCATTGAGAATCTAAAAAAACTAATTGATGATAAAGTTTATCAAGTAGGTTTTGCGATGTACCCTGTCCCTTATACCGACTTGGTAAAAGTATCAGACTTAGATCAGAAAATGCCTCCAAAATGCACCAATATAGAGCCTAAATTATTAACTGCACTGGTTTTATATGACATGAAATAA
- a CDS encoding M20/M25/M40 family metallo-hydrolase, producing the protein MKKLLLIPLLASGFFFGQNTQDAQALKKISTQILTQGEAYNDLHFLTKKIGNRLSGSPAYEKAVQWGAEQLKKAGAEKIWLQPVKVPVWERGTESLFIKTPSGTWTKMKMLSLGNSEGTQGKDLVGDLIMVNTLEEFNQLKESQVRDKIVFFNYIFRQDFIETFEGYSDAGKYRSSTASLVAKKGGKAVIVRSISTAVDDVPHTGGMHYDEGSKKIPAVALGPLGADRLAQLLKTSKVSAKLNSNCGMKGEKITHSVIGEIKGTLDQKVIAVGGHLDSWDVGEGAQDDGAGVVQSIEVIRTFKKLNIKPKHTIRAVLFANEENGNRGGETYADSLNVKKEPHLFALESDSGGYSPRGFGLAMTAEQSAQVKSWLPLFEPYGIQHINDSYPGTDIIPMKKYGVALAGLIPDSQRYFDLHHSESDVFEAVNRRELLLGATVMTQLIYMIDQHW; encoded by the coding sequence ATGAAGAAACTACTCTTAATTCCACTCCTAGCGAGTGGATTTTTTTTCGGGCAAAATACTCAAGATGCCCAAGCTTTAAAAAAAATCTCTACCCAAATCCTTACCCAAGGAGAGGCCTATAATGATTTGCATTTCCTTACCAAGAAAATAGGAAATAGACTTAGCGGATCTCCAGCTTACGAAAAGGCGGTACAATGGGGAGCCGAACAACTGAAAAAAGCAGGAGCAGAAAAAATATGGCTGCAACCTGTAAAAGTACCTGTATGGGAAAGAGGTACCGAATCTTTGTTTATTAAAACTCCCTCAGGAACATGGACAAAAATGAAAATGCTCTCTCTAGGAAATTCTGAAGGAACTCAAGGAAAAGACCTTGTTGGAGACCTTATCATGGTCAACACTTTAGAAGAATTTAACCAACTAAAAGAAAGCCAAGTTCGTGATAAAATTGTGTTTTTCAATTATATTTTCCGACAAGATTTTATCGAAACCTTCGAAGGATATAGCGATGCAGGAAAATACAGAAGCTCTACTGCCTCTCTTGTAGCTAAAAAAGGAGGCAAAGCTGTAATTGTAAGATCTATATCTACTGCAGTAGATGATGTACCCCACACGGGAGGTATGCACTACGATGAAGGAAGTAAAAAAATACCGGCAGTAGCTTTAGGACCGTTAGGTGCTGATCGCTTAGCACAGCTTTTAAAAACATCCAAAGTAAGCGCTAAACTTAACTCCAACTGCGGGATGAAGGGAGAAAAAATCACCCATTCCGTTATTGGAGAAATTAAAGGTACCTTGGACCAAAAAGTAATCGCCGTAGGTGGGCATTTGGACTCTTGGGATGTGGGAGAAGGTGCGCAGGACGATGGTGCTGGCGTAGTACAATCCATAGAGGTAATCCGTACTTTCAAAAAGCTTAATATAAAGCCTAAACACACAATAAGAGCAGTATTATTTGCCAATGAAGAAAACGGAAACCGTGGTGGTGAAACCTATGCAGATAGCCTAAACGTAAAAAAAGAGCCTCACTTATTTGCATTAGAAAGTGATTCTGGAGGATATTCCCCACGTGGATTTGGCTTAGCCATGACAGCTGAACAATCTGCACAAGTAAAAAGCTGGTTGCCTCTCTTCGAGCCTTATGGCATCCAACATATTAATGACTCTTATCCTGGTACCGACATCATCCCTATGAAAAAGTATGGTGTAGCTTTGGCAGGTTTGATTCCTGACTCTCAAAGATATTTTGATTTACACCACTCCGAATCGGATGTTTTTGAAGCCGTAAACAGAAGAGAACTTCTCCTAGGAGCTACAGTAATGACCCAATTAATTTATATGATCGATCAACACTGGTAA
- a CDS encoding thermonuclease family protein, producing the protein MKLIMMLWVALLPLLSIAQTKGKVIKVKDGDTIVVLLEGNVQKTLRLAEVDCPESKQAFGTRAKQYTSSQVFGKVVSFKVTNTDRYGRSIAKVYYGNHKYLSKEIIKAGMGWWYSKYSDNPKLGEFEKIARQNKLGLWQDKRAIAPWEFRKLKKEERAKYAAF; encoded by the coding sequence ATGAAATTGATAATGATGTTGTGGGTAGCTTTGTTACCCTTGTTGAGTATTGCCCAAACGAAAGGAAAAGTAATTAAAGTAAAAGATGGTGATACTATAGTAGTTTTGTTAGAAGGAAATGTGCAAAAAACACTGAGGTTAGCAGAAGTAGATTGCCCAGAGTCCAAACAAGCCTTTGGGACGAGAGCAAAGCAATACACCTCCTCTCAGGTATTTGGTAAGGTGGTTTCCTTTAAAGTTACCAATACAGATCGTTATGGTAGATCTATAGCAAAAGTGTATTATGGTAATCATAAATATCTTTCTAAGGAAATTATAAAAGCCGGAATGGGATGGTGGTACTCTAAGTATTCTGATAACCCTAAATTAGGGGAGTTTGAAAAAATTGCTCGCCAGAATAAATTAGGACTTTGGCAAGATAAAAGAGCGATAGCCCCTTGGGAATTTAGAAAATTAAAGAAAGAAGAGCGTGCTAAATATGCAGCTTTTTAA
- a CDS encoding polyprenyl synthetase family protein — translation MANIVEEIKSPIKENMKLFEKKFYEAMKSNVSLLDKVTRFIVTTKGKQMRPMFVFLCAKLVGEVNEKTYRGASMIELIHTATLVHDDVVDESFKRRGFFSINALWKNKIAVLVGDYLLSKSVLLSTDHKDFDLLSVISRTIREMAEGELLQLEKARKLDIIEEVYYEIIRQKTATLIAACCEVGVRSNGVNDDIAEKMQKFGTYTGMAFQIKDDLFDYLSTSVIGKPVGIDIQEKKMTLPLIYTLRNAPEEQRKYYFNTVKKYNKDPKRVKELIEYVKSSGGLEYAINTMKDFQQKAIDILETFPASDARTSLRLMLDYVVERKF, via the coding sequence GTGGCAAATATAGTCGAGGAAATAAAAAGTCCTATTAAGGAGAACATGAAACTTTTTGAGAAGAAGTTTTATGAAGCGATGAAGAGTAATGTTTCGTTGTTGGATAAAGTAACTCGTTTTATTGTAACGACTAAAGGTAAGCAAATGCGCCCTATGTTTGTTTTCCTATGCGCCAAGTTGGTAGGGGAGGTTAATGAAAAGACCTATAGAGGAGCTTCCATGATAGAGCTAATCCATACCGCTACATTGGTACATGATGATGTGGTGGATGAGTCTTTTAAAAGAAGAGGTTTTTTCTCTATCAATGCACTTTGGAAAAATAAAATTGCAGTTTTGGTAGGAGATTATTTGCTTTCTAAAAGCGTATTGCTATCTACAGATCATAAGGATTTCGACTTACTATCGGTAATCTCCAGAACCATACGGGAGATGGCAGAAGGAGAGCTTCTCCAGTTAGAAAAAGCTAGGAAATTAGATATTATCGAAGAGGTTTATTATGAAATTATTCGCCAGAAAACGGCTACCCTTATTGCAGCATGTTGCGAGGTTGGGGTAAGATCCAACGGAGTGAATGACGACATTGCTGAAAAAATGCAAAAATTTGGAACCTATACAGGGATGGCCTTTCAGATAAAAGATGATTTATTCGACTATCTTAGTACAAGTGTTATCGGAAAACCTGTAGGAATAGATATTCAGGAGAAGAAGATGACCCTTCCGTTGATTTATACTTTGAGAAACGCTCCTGAGGAACAAAGAAAATATTATTTTAATACCGTAAAGAAATATAACAAAGATCCTAAAAGGGTTAAAGAGCTTATAGAGTATGTAAAATCATCAGGCGGTTTAGAATATGCAATTAATACCATGAAGGATTTTCAACAAAAAGCAATTGATATTTTGGAAACCTTCCCAGCTTCGGATGCCCGCACTTCGTTGAGGTTGATGTTGGATTATGTAGTGGAAAGAAAATTCTAA
- the rdgB gene encoding RdgB/HAM1 family non-canonical purine NTP pyrophosphatase has protein sequence MEILIATHNEHKKEEIQQILPDYKITSLRDYQLFDEIVEDGDSFEVNAKIKAEYCFQKTGKASLGDDSGLVVPALDGRPGIYSARYAGDHDFKANIQKVLQEMEGVEEREAYFITVLCLIDEGKEEYFEGRVYGTLKREPSGNQGFGYDPIFIPKGEELTFADMSTEEKNKISHRANALKKFLAYLKK, from the coding sequence ATGGAAATTTTAATTGCTACTCATAACGAGCACAAGAAAGAGGAAATTCAACAAATTTTACCCGATTACAAGATTACAAGTCTTAGGGATTATCAACTTTTTGATGAAATTGTAGAAGATGGAGATAGTTTTGAAGTCAATGCGAAGATTAAAGCAGAGTATTGCTTTCAAAAAACTGGAAAAGCTAGTTTGGGAGATGATAGCGGTTTGGTAGTACCTGCTCTAGACGGAAGACCAGGGATTTATTCTGCTAGATATGCCGGAGATCATGACTTTAAGGCAAATATCCAAAAAGTACTTCAAGAAATGGAAGGCGTTGAGGAACGTGAAGCATACTTTATCACCGTCCTTTGCTTGATAGATGAAGGAAAAGAAGAATATTTTGAAGGAAGAGTGTACGGAACTTTAAAAAGAGAGCCTAGCGGTAACCAAGGTTTTGGATATGACCCTATTTTTATTCCGAAAGGTGAAGAACTTACTTTTGCAGACATGTCAACAGAGGAAAAAAATAAAATCAGCCATAGGGCCAATGCATTGAAGAAATTTTTGGCCTATTTAAAAAAATAA
- a CDS encoding CPBP family intramembrane glutamic endopeptidase translates to MVDTQETQRVFQFGWKEAGVVIAGFFIAQLLLGLPLLVFGFQLGESPYFLLVSYVVSFSTCILALYYGVIKPSRQKFNLGFSKVPRLIYLIIFPLMLGVMLINECLTNLLPTTGPFWGEMYQTMYQTFERLIHYPYLMVFMTSICAPILEELLFRGIIQRGLVNKGISVPKAIFYSAFVFGLVHGNPWQFLGATLMGCVLGYAYHLTHSIIVPILLHAFNNFIATLLMIGFKEESIGNAFGISEAYLLITGAVLFGVFGFLLVKQKNKLQYTD, encoded by the coding sequence ATGGTGGATACACAAGAAACTCAAAGAGTATTTCAATTTGGCTGGAAGGAAGCGGGTGTAGTGATTGCTGGTTTTTTTATAGCACAGTTGCTATTAGGATTGCCCTTATTGGTATTCGGGTTTCAATTGGGAGAGTCTCCTTATTTTCTTCTGGTAAGTTATGTGGTTTCTTTTAGTACTTGTATCCTAGCGCTCTATTATGGGGTGATAAAGCCCTCTCGCCAAAAGTTTAATTTAGGTTTTTCCAAAGTCCCAAGACTTATTTATCTTATTATTTTCCCACTGATGTTGGGGGTAATGCTGATTAATGAATGCCTCACCAATTTATTACCAACTACAGGACCTTTTTGGGGAGAGATGTATCAGACGATGTATCAGACATTCGAGAGGCTTATCCACTATCCTTATCTGATGGTTTTTATGACCAGTATTTGTGCTCCTATCTTAGAAGAATTGCTTTTTAGAGGGATTATTCAGAGAGGGTTGGTAAACAAAGGTATATCGGTCCCGAAAGCTATTTTTTATTCTGCTTTTGTTTTTGGATTGGTGCATGGCAACCCATGGCAGTTTTTGGGAGCTACCTTAATGGGATGTGTTTTAGGATATGCATATCATCTTACTCATTCTATCATTGTACCTATTTTGCTGCATGCGTTTAATAATTTTATTGCTACTTTGCTGATGATTGGTTTTAAAGAAGAATCTATCGGAAATGCTTTTGGAATTTCAGAAGCTTATTTATTGATAACAGGAGCAGTGTTATTCGGAGTTTTTGGCTTTTTATTAGTTAAACAAAAAAATAAATTACAATATACAGATTAA